The proteins below are encoded in one region of Sebastes fasciatus isolate fSebFas1 chromosome 16, fSebFas1.pri, whole genome shotgun sequence:
- the grxcr2 gene encoding glutaredoxin domain-containing cysteine-rich protein 2 — protein sequence MLNFTLSIFFRACSPETGLDPQDNTKSLSVICWRKLLSHSQERNFLDGLTGLSASLTQSATMEELQRKLNQRYEGTKPRKVRFKLASSYSGRVLKHVYEDGQELDSPEEKYPHSFVHRKIPPSHLEVEQLCGFEDAHGDQPGAYPPTGLIAQRINVYRGMGSYKPAAGQTDGAEGDAKSSVLDFGKIIIYTSNLRIIRAPPRKPEVVRHLTVPPVDLEGYPKAKERGSRRRAKALCIQDGEEKEEKQISDTENKEADSCQHCGGSGCAPCSLCHGSKLSMLANRFNESISDLRCQACYPHGLEKCQSCSSK from the exons ATGTTGAATTTtactttaagtattttttttagagCATGTTCCCCGGAAACGGGGCTAGATCCACAAGATAAT ACGAAGTCCCTGAGCGTTATCTGCTGGAGAAAACTTCTCAGTCATTCTCAG GAAAGGAACTTCTTGGATGGACTGACTGGTCTCTCGGCGTCCCTTACTCAATCAGCCACCATGGAGGAGCTCCAGAGAAAACTGAATCAACGCTATGAAGGCACCAAGCCCAGAAAG GTGCGGTTCAAGCTGGCGTCGTCCTACAGCGGCCGGGTGCTGAAGCACGTGTACGAGGACGGTCAGGAGCTGGACAGTCCAGAGGAGAAATACCCTCACAGCTTCGTCCACCGCAAGATCCCTCCCAGCCACTTGGAGGTGGAGCAGCTCTGTGGGTTTGAGGATGCTCACGGGGACCAACCGG GAGCCTATCCTCCAACAGGGCTCATTGCCCAGAGAATAAACGTGTACAGAGGGATGGGAAGCTACAAGCCAGCTGCAGGCCAGACGGACGGCGCAGAGGGAGACGCCAAA TCCTCAGTGCTGGACTTTGGCAAGATAATCATCTACACCAGCAACCTGCGCATCATCAGAGCGCCACCGAGGAAGCCTGAAGTGGTGCGGCACCTCACAGTGCCTCCTGTGGACTTGGAGGGATACCCAAAGGCCAAGGAGAgggggagcaggaggagggcTAAAGCTCTTTGTATACAGGAcggggaggaaaaggaggagaaacagatCAGCGACACAGAGAACAAG GAGGCCGACAGCTGCCAGCATTGTGGCGGTTCGGGCTGCGCTCCCTGCTCTCTGTGTCACGGCAGCAAGCTGTCCATGCTGGCGAACCGCTTCAATGAGTCCATCAGTGATCTGCGTTGCCAAGCCTGCTACCCCCATGGTCTGGAGAAGTGCCAGTCCTGCTCCAGCAAATAG
- the LOC141752798 gene encoding 5-beta-cholestane-3-alpha,7-alpha-diol 12-alpha-hydroxylase-like, giving the protein MALLLPILLGFLAFLIGGLYLLGVFRQRRPGEPPLDKGFFPWLGHVLEFRKNTPKFLERMKQKHGDVFTVLKLDFEQFARQLVQRVFGYKSLENEHQLLMVTSHKHLRGAGLEVLTHSMMGNLQKVMLQNVGSSAVQKTWIEDSLFKYSFNAIFRAGYLSLFGNASDKSGESVDRAESEALFYKFCEFDRFLPDLAYGVLPPKEKMEAERLKAFFWNALSMQKMKTRDNISPWVQYMLRGRQELGIKESMIDKYMLAILWVSQGNTGPSAFWLLLFLMKHPEAMTAVKGEVDEVLKESGQEVLRDGPLINLTYDMLMKMPILDSAVEETLRLIAVSVLTRAVCQDLTLNMADGCKYHVRKGDRLAVLPHSVLHTDPEIHPDPHSFKYDRFLNPDGSKKTDFYKAGKKVKYYTMPWGAGTSMCPGRFFANNELKQFIVLMLVYFEVELKNPHEETPGTVASRLGFGAAHPVKDIQFRYRLRF; this is encoded by the coding sequence ATGGCTTTGCTGCTACCAATCCTTCTTGGTTTTCTTGCCTTTTTGATTGGAGGCCTGTACCTTCTGGGGGTGTTTCGACAGCGGCGACCAGGAGAACCCCCTTTGGATAAGGGGTTCTTCCCTTGGCTGGGTCATGTCTTAGAGTTTCGCAAGAACACACCGAAGTTCCTAGAGAGGATGAAGCAAAAGCACGGTGATGTATTCACAGTACTAAAACTGGACTTCGAACAGTTTGCCAGGCAGCTGGTGCAACGAGTCTTTGGTTACAAATCTTTAGAGAATGAGCACCAGCTTCTCATGGTAACCAGCCACAAACACCTGAGGGGGGCTGGGCTGGAGGTGTTGACACACTCCATGATGGGTAATTTGCAGAAAGTGATGTTGCAGAACGTTGGCTCATCTGCAGTTCAAAAGACCTGGATAGAAGACAGTCTGTTTAAGTACAGCTTCAATGCGATTTTTAGGGCTGGCTATTTGTCACTTTTTGGAAATGCGTCAGACAAATCTGGAGAAAGCGTAGACAGAGCTGAATCAGAAGCCTTATTTTACAAATTCTGTGAATTTGACCGCTTCCTTCCCGATCTGGCTTATGGAGTCCTGCCCCCGaaggaaaagatggaggcagagaggctAAAGGCTTTCTTCTGGAATGCTCTGTCAATGCAGAAGATGAAGACCAGAGACAACATCAGTCCCTGGGTGCAGTACATGCTGCGGGGCAGACAGGAGTTGGGTATAAAGGAGTCAATGATTGACAAGTACATGCTTGCGATTCTTTGGGTTTCCCAAGGCAACACAGGGCCTTCTGCATTCtggctgctcctcttcctcatgaaGCACCCTGAGGCTATGACGGCTGTGAAGGGCGAGGTAGATGAGGTTCTGAAGGAGTCTGGCCAGGAGGTGCTACGTGATGGCCCTTTGATAAACCTGACCTATGACATGCTGATGAAAATGCCAATCCTGGATAGCGCCGTAGAGGAGACCCTTCGACTCATTGCCGTATCGGTCCTCACCAGAGCAGTGTGCCAGGATCtgactctcaacatggcagaTGGTTGCAAATACCATGTTCGCAAGGGTGACAGATTGGCAGTGCTTCCTCACAGTGTCCTCCACACTGACCCGGAGATCCACCCTGACCCACATTCATTCAAATATGACCGCTTTCTGAATCCAGACGGGAGCAAGAAAACTGATTTCTACAAAGCAGGGAAGAAGGTGAAGTACTACACCATGCCCTGGGGTGCAGGGACCTCCATGTGTCCTGGCAGGTTCTTTGccaacaatgagctgaaacagTTTATCGTCCTCATGCTGGTCTACTTTGAGGTTGAACTGAAGAATCCCCATGAAGAAACTCCTGGTACTGTTGCCAGTCGACTGGGCTTTGGAGCGGCTCATCCCGTAAAAGACATTCAGTTTCGGTACAGACTCAGATTCTGA